In one Pseudomonas fitomaticsae genomic region, the following are encoded:
- the groL gene encoding chaperonin GroEL (60 kDa chaperone family; promotes refolding of misfolded polypeptides especially under stressful conditions; forms two stacked rings of heptamers to form a barrel-shaped 14mer; ends can be capped by GroES; misfolded proteins enter the barrel where they are refolded when GroES binds) → MAAKEVKFGDSARKKMLVGVNVLADAVKATLGPKGRNVILAKSFGAPTITKDGVSVAKEIELKDAFENMGAQLVKDVASRANDDAGDGTTTATVLAQAIVNEGLKAVAAGMNPMDLKRGIDKATIAIVKELKAQSKPCADTKAIAQVGTISANSDSSIGDIIAEAMEKVGKEGVITVEEGSGLENELSVVEGMQFDRGYLSPYFVNKPDTMVAELDGPLILLVDKKISNIREMLPVLEAVAKAGRPLLIVAEDVEGEALATLVVNNMRGIVKVAAVKAPGFGDRRKAMLQDIAVLTGGTVISEEIGLSLESTTLEHLGNAKRVTLNKETTVIVDGAGNEGDIQARVVQIRAQVEETSSDYDREKLQERLAKLSGGVAVIKVGAGSEVEMKEKKARVEDALHATRAAVEEGVVPGGGVALVRSLQAIADLKGDNEDQNVGIQLLRRAVEAPLRQIVANSGDEPSVVVDKVKQGSGNFGYNAATGEYGDMIEMGILDPAKVTRSALQAASSIASLMITTEAMVADIAEDKPAMGGMPDMGGMGGMGGMM, encoded by the coding sequence ATGGCTGCTAAAGAAGTTAAATTCGGCGATTCCGCCCGCAAGAAAATGCTGGTTGGCGTAAACGTCCTGGCTGACGCGGTAAAAGCGACCCTGGGCCCGAAAGGCCGTAACGTGATCCTGGCAAAAAGCTTTGGCGCTCCGACCATCACCAAGGACGGCGTTTCCGTTGCCAAGGAAATCGAACTGAAAGACGCCTTTGAAAACATGGGCGCTCAGTTGGTCAAAGACGTTGCTTCGCGCGCCAACGATGACGCAGGCGACGGCACCACCACCGCTACCGTACTGGCCCAGGCCATCGTCAACGAAGGCTTGAAAGCCGTCGCTGCCGGCATGAACCCGATGGACCTGAAGCGCGGCATCGACAAGGCGACCATCGCCATCGTCAAAGAGCTGAAAGCTCAGTCCAAGCCATGTGCAGACACCAAGGCAATCGCCCAGGTCGGCACTATTTCCGCCAACTCCGACAGCTCCATCGGCGACATCATTGCCGAAGCCATGGAAAAAGTCGGTAAAGAAGGCGTGATCACCGTCGAAGAAGGCTCGGGCCTGGAAAACGAACTGTCGGTTGTAGAAGGCATGCAGTTCGACCGTGGCTACCTGTCTCCGTACTTCGTCAACAAGCCGGACACCATGGTTGCCGAGCTCGACGGCCCGCTGATCCTGCTGGTCGACAAGAAGATCTCGAACATCCGCGAAATGCTGCCAGTGCTGGAAGCTGTTGCCAAAGCCGGCCGTCCGCTGCTGATCGTTGCCGAAGACGTTGAAGGCGAAGCCCTGGCGACTCTGGTCGTGAACAACATGCGTGGCATCGTTAAAGTCGCAGCCGTCAAGGCTCCAGGCTTCGGCGACCGTCGCAAGGCCATGCTGCAGGACATCGCCGTTCTGACCGGCGGTACCGTGATCTCCGAAGAGATCGGCCTGAGCCTGGAAAGCACCACCCTGGAACACCTGGGCAACGCCAAGCGCGTGACCTTGAACAAGGAAACCACCGTTATTGTTGACGGTGCCGGCAACGAAGGCGACATTCAGGCTCGCGTTGTACAGATCCGCGCCCAAGTCGAAGAAACCTCTTCGGACTACGACCGTGAAAAACTGCAAGAGCGTCTGGCCAAACTGTCCGGCGGCGTTGCGGTGATCAAGGTTGGCGCCGGCTCCGAAGTTGAAATGAAAGAGAAGAAAGCCCGCGTTGAAGACGCCCTGCACGCAACCCGCGCAGCCGTTGAAGAAGGCGTGGTACCTGGCGGTGGTGTTGCGCTGGTGCGCTCGCTGCAAGCCATTGCTGATCTGAAAGGCGACAACGAAGACCAGAACGTTGGTATTCAGTTGCTGCGTCGCGCTGTTGAAGCGCCTCTGCGCCAGATCGTTGCCAACTCCGGTGACGAGCCAAGCGTGGTTGTCGACAAGGTCAAGCAGGGTTCGGGTAACTTCGGTTACAACGCTGCTACCGGCGAATACGGCGACATGATCGAAATGGGCATTCTGGACCCGGCTAAAGTGACTCGTTCGGCTCTGCAAGCGGCTTCGTCGATTGCCAGCCTGATGATTACCACTGAAGCGATGGTTGCCGACATTGCCGAAGACAAGCCAGCCATGGGCGGTATGCCAGACATGGGCGGCATGGGTGGTATGGGCGGCATGATGTAA
- a CDS encoding co-chaperone GroES, with the protein MKLRPLHDRVVIRRSEEEKKTAGGIVLPGSAAEKANHGVIVAAGPGKTLENGEVRALAVKVGDKVVFGPYSGSNTVKVDGEDLLVMAENEILAVLEG; encoded by the coding sequence ATGAAGCTTCGTCCTCTGCATGACCGCGTCGTCATCCGTCGCAGCGAAGAAGAAAAGAAAACCGCTGGCGGTATCGTCCTGCCAGGTTCGGCTGCTGAAAAAGCCAACCACGGTGTGATCGTCGCTGCAGGCCCAGGCAAGACTCTGGAAAACGGTGAAGTGCGTGCGCTGGCCGTTAAAGTCGGCGACAAGGTTGTGTTCGGTCCTTACTCCGGCAGCAACACTGTGAAAGTCGACGGCGAAGACCTGCTGGTAATGGCTGAGAACGAGATTCTCGCTGTACTGGAAGGCTGA
- a CDS encoding FxsA family protein — MRPFLLLFLLFPVLELFVFVKVAGSIGFFPALLLIILGSMFGVFVLRVAGLATALRARESLNRGELPAQTMLEGLMLALAGGLLILPGFISDVVGLVLLLPFSRRLVANKMRQRAEEQAMRQRAFADDLQPRGGPAPRQPLGREGDVIEGEFEHRDTK; from the coding sequence ATGCGCCCTTTTTTGTTGCTCTTTCTGCTGTTCCCGGTGTTGGAGCTGTTCGTATTCGTCAAAGTGGCAGGTTCGATCGGATTTTTCCCGGCCCTGCTGCTGATCATTCTCGGCTCGATGTTCGGCGTGTTCGTGCTGCGCGTCGCCGGGCTGGCCACCGCACTGCGTGCCCGTGAAAGCCTGAACCGCGGCGAGCTGCCTGCGCAAACCATGCTCGAAGGCCTGATGCTGGCCCTGGCCGGTGGCCTGTTGATCCTGCCAGGCTTCATCAGCGACGTGGTCGGTCTGGTGCTGCTGTTGCCGTTCAGTCGTCGGCTGGTCGCCAACAAAATGCGCCAGCGCGCCGAAGAACAGGCCATGCGCCAGCGCGCGTTCGCCGATGACCTGCAACCTCGCGGCGGTCCTGCACCACGCCAGCCTCTGGGCCGCGAAGGTGATGTGATCGAAGGCGAATTCGAACACCGCGACACTAAATGA
- a CDS encoding HugZ family pyridoxamine 5'-phosphate oxidase: MSVEAAKNARELLLKEYRGVLSTHSRSMPGFPFGSVVPYCLDEQGRPLILISRIAQHTHNLQKDPKCSLLVGEREADDVQAVGRLTYLAEAEKLEDAAAIEAAAERYYRYFPDSQNYHKAHDFDFWVLKPVRHRYIGGFGAIHWVDHLTLANPFAGKAEISMVEHMNSDHAKAIAHYVDLAGLPKTVPAQLAGIDTEGMHLRIGQALYWLPFQAPCHTPIQVREALVSLAHAEVWPKNAVADA; encoded by the coding sequence TTGAGCGTTGAAGCGGCTAAGAATGCCCGAGAATTGCTTCTCAAGGAATACCGTGGCGTGCTGTCGACCCACTCCAGATCGATGCCCGGTTTTCCGTTCGGCTCCGTGGTTCCCTACTGCCTGGACGAGCAGGGCCGGCCGCTGATCCTGATCAGCCGCATTGCCCAGCACACTCACAACCTGCAGAAAGACCCGAAATGTTCGCTGCTGGTGGGTGAGCGTGAGGCCGACGATGTGCAAGCCGTTGGTCGCCTGACCTATCTGGCCGAGGCGGAAAAACTCGAAGACGCTGCCGCCATCGAAGCCGCCGCCGAGCGTTACTACCGCTATTTCCCCGATTCGCAGAATTACCACAAGGCCCACGATTTCGATTTCTGGGTGCTCAAACCGGTGCGCCATCGCTACATCGGCGGCTTTGGCGCGATCCACTGGGTCGATCACCTGACCCTGGCCAACCCGTTCGCCGGCAAGGCCGAAATCAGCATGGTCGAGCACATGAACAGCGACCACGCCAAGGCCATCGCCCATTACGTCGACCTCGCCGGGCTGCCGAAAACCGTACCGGCGCAACTGGCCGGGATCGACACCGAAGGCATGCACCTGCGCATCGGTCAGGCGCTGTACTGGCTGCCGTTTCAAGCGCCTTGTCATACGCCGATACAAGTGCGCGAGGCCTTGGTTTCTCTGGCTCACGCCGAGGTCTGGCCAAAAAATGCGGTGGCCGACGCTTGA
- a CDS encoding SDR family oxidoreductase: protein MQLNDKVIIITGGCQGLGRSMAEYFAGLGAKLALVDLNQEKLDDAVAACKAKGVEARSYLCNVANEEQVTHMVAQVAEDFGAIHGLINNAGILRDGLLLKVKDGEMTKMSLAQWQAVIDVNLTGVFLCTREVAAKMVELKNSGAIINISSISRAGNVGQTNYSAAKAGVAAATVTWAKELARYGIRVAGIAPGFIETEMTLGMKPEALEKMTSGIPLKRMGKPEEIAHSAAYIFENDYYTGRILEMDGGLRI, encoded by the coding sequence ATGCAACTCAACGACAAAGTAATCATTATCACTGGCGGTTGCCAAGGCTTGGGCCGCTCGATGGCCGAGTATTTCGCAGGCCTGGGCGCGAAGCTGGCGCTGGTCGACCTGAACCAGGAAAAACTCGATGACGCCGTCGCGGCCTGCAAGGCCAAGGGTGTCGAGGCGCGCAGCTATCTGTGCAACGTCGCCAACGAAGAGCAGGTGACGCACATGGTCGCCCAGGTCGCCGAAGATTTCGGCGCGATTCACGGCCTGATCAACAACGCCGGGATCCTGCGCGACGGCCTGCTGCTCAAGGTCAAGGACGGCGAGATGACCAAGATGAGCCTGGCCCAGTGGCAGGCGGTGATCGACGTCAACCTGACCGGCGTGTTCCTCTGCACCCGTGAAGTGGCAGCGAAAATGGTCGAGCTGAAGAACAGCGGCGCGATCATCAACATCTCGTCGATCTCCCGCGCGGGCAACGTCGGCCAGACCAACTACTCCGCCGCCAAGGCCGGCGTCGCTGCGGCGACCGTGACCTGGGCCAAGGAACTGGCGCGCTACGGCATTCGCGTGGCCGGCATTGCACCGGGCTTCATCGAAACCGAGATGACCCTGGGCATGAAACCGGAAGCGCTGGAGAAAATGACCTCGGGCATTCCGCTCAAGCGCATGGGCAAGCCGGAAGAGATCGCCCATTCGGCGGCGTACATCTTCGAGAACGACTACTACACCGGCCGGATTCTGGAGATGGATGGCGGGTTGCGCATCTGA
- the apbC gene encoding iron-sulfur cluster carrier protein ApbC: MSAVTRAAVEAVLSQYTDPYLNQDPVSAGCVRNIEITGDRVSVQLEIGYAAGLFKSGWAQLLQLAIENLDGVVTAKVEVNSVIAAHKAQAQIPGLANVKNVVAVASGKGGVGKSTTAANLALALAREGAKVGILDADIYGPSQGIMFGIPEGTRPQVKDQKWFVPLQAHGVEVMSMAFLTDDNTPMVWRGPMVSGALLQLVTQTAWGDLDYLVIDMPPGTGDIQLTLAQKVPVAGAVIVTTPQDLALLDARKGVEMFRKVNIPVLGVVENMAVHICSNCGHAEHLFGEGGGEKLATQFGVELLASLPLSMLIREQADGGKPTVISEPDSQIAMVYQELARHVGARIVLQEAASPAMPNITISDD; encoded by the coding sequence ATGAGCGCCGTCACTCGCGCAGCGGTGGAAGCCGTCCTCAGCCAATACACCGACCCTTACCTGAACCAGGATCCGGTCAGCGCCGGTTGCGTGCGCAACATCGAGATCACCGGCGATCGCGTCAGCGTGCAGCTGGAAATCGGTTATGCCGCCGGTCTGTTCAAGAGCGGTTGGGCGCAATTGCTGCAACTGGCCATCGAAAACCTCGACGGCGTGGTGACGGCAAAGGTCGAGGTCAACAGCGTGATCGCCGCGCACAAGGCCCAGGCGCAGATTCCGGGGCTGGCCAACGTCAAGAACGTGGTCGCCGTGGCCTCCGGCAAGGGCGGTGTGGGCAAATCCACCACCGCCGCCAACCTGGCACTGGCGCTGGCCCGCGAAGGCGCGAAGGTCGGAATTCTCGACGCCGATATCTACGGCCCGAGCCAAGGCATCATGTTCGGCATTCCCGAGGGCACACGTCCGCAGGTCAAGGATCAGAAGTGGTTCGTGCCGCTGCAGGCCCATGGCGTGGAAGTCATGTCGATGGCGTTCCTCACCGACGACAACACGCCGATGGTCTGGCGCGGGCCGATGGTCTCCGGCGCGCTGCTGCAACTGGTCACGCAAACCGCCTGGGGCGACCTGGATTATCTGGTGATCGACATGCCGCCAGGCACCGGCGACATCCAGCTGACCCTGGCGCAGAAGGTTCCGGTGGCCGGTGCCGTGATCGTCACCACCCCGCAGGATCTGGCGTTGCTCGATGCGCGCAAAGGCGTGGAGATGTTCCGCAAGGTCAACATTCCGGTGCTGGGCGTGGTGGAAAACATGGCCGTGCACATCTGCTCGAACTGCGGACATGCCGAGCATCTGTTCGGTGAGGGCGGTGGCGAGAAGCTGGCGACCCAGTTCGGCGTCGAGCTGCTGGCTTCGTTGCCGCTGTCGATGCTGATCCGCGAGCAGGCCGATGGCGGCAAGCCGACGGTGATTTCCGAGCCGGACAGCCAGATCGCCATGGTTTACCAGGAACTGGCCCGTCATGTGGGGGCGCGGATCGTGTTGCAGGAGGCGGCGTCGCCGGCGATGCCGAACATCACCATCAGCGACGACTGA
- the metG gene encoding methionine--tRNA ligase translates to MSEPRKILVTSALPYANGSIHLGHMLEYIQTDMWVRFQKHRGNQCIYVCADDAHGSAIMLRAEKEGITPEQLIANVQAEHSADFAEFLVDFDNFHSTHAEENRELSSQIYLKLRDAGHIAQRSITQYFDPEKKMFLADRFIKGTCPKCGTEDQYGDNCEKCGATYAPTDLKDPKSAISGATPVLKDSQHFFFKLPDFQEMLQAWTRSGTLQDAVANKIAEWLDAGLQQWDISRDAPYFGFEIPGEPGKYFYVWLDAPIGYMASFKNLCNRTPELDFDAFWGKDSTAELYHFIGKDIVNFHALFWPAMLEGAGFRKPTGINVHGYLTVNGQKMSKSRGTFIKARTYLDHLSPEYLRYYYAAKLGRGVDDLDLNLEDFVQKVNSDLVGKVVNIASRCAGFIQKGNAGLLVDTNAAPELTEAFLAAAPSIADAYEARDFARAMRETMALADRANAWIADKAPWSLNKQEGKQDEVQAVCATAINLFRQLVIFLKPVLPVLAADAEAFLNVAPLTWNDHTTLLANHQLNEFKPLMTRIDPVKVQAMTDASKEDLTASQTDTGAAAPAGNGELAKDPLSPEIDFDTFAAVDLRVALIVKAEHVEGADKLLRLTLDIGDEQRNVFSGIKSAYPDPSKLDGRLTMMIANLKPRKMKFGISEGMVMAAGPGGEEIYLLSPDSGAKPGQRIK, encoded by the coding sequence ATGTCCGAACCACGCAAGATTCTCGTCACCAGCGCCCTGCCCTACGCCAACGGTTCGATCCACCTTGGCCATATGCTGGAATACATCCAGACCGATATGTGGGTGCGCTTCCAGAAGCATCGTGGCAATCAGTGCATTTACGTCTGCGCCGACGACGCCCACGGCTCGGCGATCATGCTGCGTGCGGAAAAGGAAGGCATCACCCCAGAACAACTGATCGCCAACGTCCAGGCTGAACACAGCGCCGACTTTGCCGAGTTCCTGGTGGACTTCGACAACTTCCACTCCACTCACGCCGAAGAAAACCGTGAGCTGTCGAGCCAGATCTACCTGAAGCTGCGTGACGCCGGGCACATCGCCCAACGCTCGATCACCCAGTATTTCGACCCGGAAAAGAAAATGTTCCTGGCCGACCGCTTCATCAAGGGCACCTGCCCGAAATGCGGCACCGAAGACCAGTACGGCGACAACTGCGAAAAATGCGGTGCGACCTACGCACCGACCGACCTTAAAGATCCGAAGTCGGCGATCTCCGGCGCCACCCCGGTGCTCAAGGATTCCCAGCATTTCTTCTTCAAGCTGCCGGACTTCCAGGAAATGCTGCAGGCCTGGACCCGCAGCGGCACCCTGCAGGACGCCGTGGCCAACAAGATCGCCGAATGGCTGGACGCCGGCCTGCAACAGTGGGACATCTCCCGTGATGCGCCGTACTTCGGCTTCGAGATTCCGGGCGAGCCAGGCAAGTACTTCTACGTGTGGCTGGACGCGCCGATCGGCTACATGGCCAGCTTCAAGAATCTGTGCAACCGCACGCCGGAGCTGGACTTCGACGCGTTCTGGGGCAAGGACTCCACCGCCGAGCTGTACCACTTCATCGGCAAGGACATCGTCAACTTCCACGCCCTGTTCTGGCCGGCGATGCTCGAAGGCGCGGGTTTCCGCAAGCCGACCGGGATCAACGTGCACGGCTATCTGACCGTCAACGGTCAGAAGATGTCCAAGTCCCGCGGCACCTTCATCAAGGCCCGTACCTACCTGGATCACCTGTCGCCGGAATACCTGCGCTACTACTATGCGGCCAAACTGGGCCGTGGCGTGGACGACCTCGACCTGAACCTCGAAGACTTCGTGCAGAAGGTCAACTCCGACCTGGTCGGCAAAGTCGTCAACATCGCCAGCCGTTGCGCCGGTTTCATCCAGAAGGGCAACGCCGGTCTGCTGGTGGACACCAACGCCGCGCCGGAACTGACCGAAGCATTCCTGGCTGCTGCGCCGAGCATCGCCGACGCCTATGAAGCCCGCGATTTCGCCCGTGCCATGCGCGAAACCATGGCCTTGGCCGACCGCGCCAATGCCTGGATCGCCGACAAGGCGCCATGGTCGCTGAACAAGCAGGAAGGCAAGCAGGATGAAGTCCAGGCAGTCTGCGCCACGGCGATCAACCTGTTCCGCCAGCTGGTGATCTTCCTCAAACCGGTGCTGCCAGTGCTGGCCGCCGATGCCGAGGCGTTCCTCAACGTCGCCCCGCTGACCTGGAACGACCACACCACCCTGCTGGCCAACCACCAGTTGAACGAATTCAAACCGTTGATGACCCGCATCGACCCGGTAAAAGTGCAAGCCATGACCGACGCCTCGAAAGAAGACCTGACCGCCAGCCAGACCGACACAGGCGCCGCCGCGCCTGCCGGCAATGGCGAACTGGCCAAGGATCCGCTGTCGCCGGAAATCGACTTCGACACCTTCGCCGCCGTCGACTTGCGCGTGGCACTGATCGTCAAGGCCGAACACGTTGAAGGCGCGGACAAGCTGCTGCGTCTGACCCTCGACATCGGTGACGAGCAACGCAACGTGTTCTCCGGGATCAAGAGCGCTTATCCGGATCCGTCCAAGCTCGACGGTCGCCTGACCATGATGATCGCCAACCTCAAGCCACGGAAAATGAAGTTCGGCATCTCCGAAGGCATGGTGATGGCGGCCGGCCCTGGCGGTGAAGAAATCTACCTGCTGAGCCCGGACAGCGGCGCCAAGCCGGGTCAGCGCATCAAGTAA
- a CDS encoding electron transport complex protein RnfA, producing MTELVLTLFSAALINNFVLHWPLGVDPLLADERRQVHALGLATLCLMLIVGVAGYAIWHWLLVPLQLEFLRLFVFLPLSVLLIAPLLKLLARWRPTLPFDGLWPLLLGNAGVLGLTLVNAQADKGLFHAIALSLGAGLGFWLVLSLFSDLRERTADNDIPLPFRGLPILLIGAGLMAVVFLGFSGLIKI from the coding sequence ATGACCGAACTCGTGCTTACGCTCTTCAGTGCTGCGCTGATCAACAACTTCGTGTTGCACTGGCCGCTGGGCGTCGATCCGCTGCTGGCGGACGAACGCCGCCAGGTGCATGCGCTGGGGCTGGCAACGTTGTGTCTGATGCTGATTGTCGGTGTGGCGGGTTACGCGATCTGGCATTGGCTGCTGGTGCCGTTGCAGCTGGAATTCCTGCGCCTGTTTGTGTTTCTGCCGTTGAGCGTCCTGTTGATCGCGCCGTTGCTGAAGCTGTTGGCGCGCTGGCGACCCACGCTGCCATTCGATGGTTTGTGGCCGTTGCTGCTGGGCAACGCCGGTGTGCTGGGGCTGACGCTGGTCAACGCGCAAGCGGACAAAGGCCTGTTTCATGCGATTGCGCTGAGCCTTGGCGCCGGTCTGGGTTTCTGGCTGGTGTTGAGCCTGTTCAGCGATTTGCGCGAGCGCACGGCCGACAACGATATTCCCCTGCCCTTTCGTGGCCTGCCGATCCTGTTGATCGGCGCCGGACTGATGGCCGTGGTTTTTCTCGGATTCAGTGGACTGATCAAAATATGA
- the rsxB gene encoding electron transport complex subunit RsxB, producing the protein MSLTQRIDALLPQTQCGKCGHPGCKPYAEGIADGEPINKCPPGGDETIAALAELLKIPVLELDISRGSAPPQVAYIREAECIGCTKCIQACPIDAIVGAAKLMHTVIIDECTGCDLCVAPCPVDCIEMHPLPLGTLPVVGGLAISLEEQQARAAKRDHARQRFERRNARLQREEQQKQAEREARAQRAAQVEVATTTLDPVQAALERVRAQKAATADAALKKAKIDVAMSRAQLNKSLKAFGHPPTFDQQSQLIVLQQQFEAAEQTLAKLESSAPPAPVVAAPAKDANLKRAKIQLAMRRAELKKAQTTEAPPTEIAALEQALRDAEQALHNAEAASDQPAPELVRVEKRPINDQLRQLKTELAYARADLNKLQRRDGTPADILEKARARLQEAERQVQAHVIH; encoded by the coding sequence ATGAGTCTGACTCAACGCATCGATGCCTTGCTGCCGCAGACCCAATGCGGCAAGTGCGGCCATCCCGGATGCAAACCCTACGCTGAAGGCATTGCCGACGGCGAGCCGATCAACAAGTGCCCGCCGGGTGGCGACGAAACCATCGCGGCACTGGCCGAACTGTTGAAAATCCCGGTGCTGGAGCTGGACATCAGTCGGGGTTCGGCGCCGCCGCAAGTGGCCTACATCCGCGAAGCCGAATGCATCGGCTGCACCAAGTGCATCCAGGCCTGCCCGATCGACGCCATCGTCGGCGCGGCAAAACTGATGCACACCGTCATCATTGACGAATGCACCGGATGCGATCTGTGCGTGGCGCCCTGCCCGGTCGATTGCATCGAGATGCACCCGTTGCCGCTAGGCACCCTGCCGGTGGTGGGTGGTCTGGCCATCAGCCTTGAAGAACAGCAGGCCCGCGCGGCCAAACGTGATCACGCCCGTCAGCGCTTTGAACGGCGCAATGCTCGCCTGCAACGCGAAGAACAGCAGAAGCAGGCCGAACGCGAAGCGCGGGCGCAGCGCGCGGCCCAGGTCGAAGTCGCCACCACCACGCTCGATCCGGTGCAGGCGGCGCTGGAACGGGTGCGCGCGCAAAAAGCCGCCACCGCCGATGCTGCGTTGAAAAAAGCCAAGATCGACGTGGCCATGAGTCGGGCGCAATTGAACAAGTCGCTCAAGGCGTTCGGTCATCCGCCGACCTTCGATCAGCAATCGCAACTGATCGTCCTGCAACAACAGTTCGAAGCGGCCGAACAGACACTGGCGAAGCTGGAAAGCAGCGCGCCCCCCGCGCCGGTCGTGGCCGCACCGGCAAAAGACGCCAATCTGAAACGAGCGAAAATCCAGTTGGCAATGCGCCGTGCCGAGCTGAAAAAGGCGCAAACCACAGAAGCCCCGCCAACCGAGATCGCCGCGCTGGAGCAAGCGCTGCGTGACGCCGAACAGGCGCTGCACAACGCCGAAGCCGCCAGCGATCAACCGGCGCCTGAGCTTGTGCGCGTCGAGAAACGTCCGATCAACGACCAGCTTCGCCAGTTGAAAACCGAACTGGCCTACGCTCGCGCCGATCTGAACAAACTGCAACGGCGCGACGGCACGCCCGCCGATATCCTCGAAAAGGCCCGGGCCCGCCTGCAAGAAGCAGAGCGGCAGGTACAAGCCCATGTCATCCATTGA
- a CDS encoding RnfABCDGE type electron transport complex subunit D: MSSIETRDERLQQAMKLVLLATLPGWLALFWFYGWGVLINLILSVVTALGVEAAVTHLRRQTLQATLTDGSAVVSATLLAIALPPYCPWWLTVTAIGSGLLLGKHLYGGVGRNPFNPAMLGFALAMVMFPQPMTHWPGHGMDLTAAFGQVFNLGVQPDAWVQATALESLRINKSLTMDELFAGNPAFGRFGGHGVEWVNLAFLAGGLFLLQRRVFGWHAPVGMLASLFVISLLCWNGSGSDSHGSPLFHLLSGATMLGAFFIVTEPVSGAKSPLARLLFGVGVGLLTYVIRTWGGYPDGVAFAVLLMNLCVPALERFAMARQAQVAP; the protein is encoded by the coding sequence ATGTCATCCATTGAAACCAGAGACGAGCGCCTGCAACAGGCAATGAAGCTGGTTTTGCTGGCGACATTGCCGGGATGGCTGGCGTTGTTCTGGTTTTACGGTTGGGGCGTGTTGATCAACCTGATCCTGTCCGTCGTCACGGCTCTGGGTGTCGAAGCCGCCGTGACACATCTGCGCCGGCAAACGCTGCAGGCCACCTTGACCGATGGCAGCGCGGTGGTCAGCGCCACGCTGCTGGCGATCGCCCTGCCGCCTTATTGCCCGTGGTGGCTGACGGTCACGGCTATCGGCTCGGGTCTGCTATTGGGCAAACACTTGTACGGTGGAGTCGGCCGAAATCCGTTCAATCCGGCCATGCTCGGCTTTGCCTTGGCAATGGTGATGTTCCCTCAGCCAATGACTCATTGGCCGGGCCATGGCATGGATCTGACGGCGGCTTTTGGCCAGGTGTTCAACCTGGGTGTGCAGCCGGACGCCTGGGTTCAGGCCACTGCGCTGGAAAGTCTGCGCATCAATAAAAGCCTGACCATGGACGAACTGTTCGCCGGTAATCCGGCATTCGGTCGCTTTGGCGGGCACGGCGTTGAATGGGTGAACCTGGCGTTCCTCGCAGGTGGGTTGTTCTTGTTGCAGCGTCGGGTGTTTGGCTGGCACGCGCCGGTCGGCATGCTCGCCAGCCTGTTCGTGATCAGCCTGTTGTGCTGGAACGGTTCGGGGTCGGACTCCCACGGCTCGCCACTGTTTCACCTGCTGAGCGGCGCGACCATGCTGGGGGCGTTCTTCATCGTCACTGAACCGGTGTCGGGAGCAAAAAGTCCGCTCGCCCGTCTGCTGTTCGGCGTCGGTGTGGGCTTGCTGACTTATGTGATTCGCACCTGGGGTGGTTACCCCGATGGCGTGGCGTTTGCAGTGCTGTTGATGAACCTGTGCGTGCCGGCGCTGGAGCGCTTTGCGATGGCCCGTCAGGCGCAGGTGGCGCCATGA
- a CDS encoding RnfABCDGE type electron transport complex subunit G — protein MNRTSSLITLVLITALGIGVTWLVQRSNAPQIAAEQRLLESRKLLDVLPLDAYDNLPLEQPLTLTDVNLSHSLLLGGYRASKSGQPVAVLLRSQAQGYAGNIELLIAIDANGRLLGVKTLEQNETPSLGGHIGDWPNSWLQTFTGNSSNQPTDAGWALKKDQGQFDQIAGATITSRAAINAIHDALRYFDEHRTTLLGSVP, from the coding sequence ATGAACCGCACGAGCAGTCTGATCACACTGGTGTTGATTACTGCGTTGGGCATCGGCGTGACGTGGCTGGTGCAACGCAGCAACGCACCGCAGATCGCTGCCGAACAGCGTCTGCTTGAAAGTCGTAAATTGCTGGACGTGCTGCCGCTCGACGCTTACGACAATCTGCCGCTTGAACAACCTCTGACGCTGACCGACGTCAACCTGAGCCACAGTCTGTTGCTGGGCGGTTATCGGGCGAGCAAAAGCGGCCAACCCGTGGCAGTCCTGTTGCGCAGCCAGGCCCAAGGCTATGCCGGCAATATCGAGTTGCTGATTGCCATCGACGCCAACGGTCGATTGCTCGGTGTCAAAACCCTCGAGCAAAACGAAACGCCTTCGCTGGGTGGGCATATCGGCGACTGGCCAAATAGCTGGCTTCAAACCTTTACCGGAAACTCGAGCAACCAACCGACGGACGCCGGATGGGCCTTGAAGAAGGATCAGGGGCAATTCGACCAGATCGCTGGCGCAACCATTACGTCTCGCGCGGCGATCAATGCCATCCACGATGCCCTGCGTTACTTCGATGAACACCGGACGACCCTGCTCGGGAGCGTGCCATGA